Proteins found in one Laspinema palackyanum D2c genomic segment:
- a CDS encoding tetratricopeptide repeat protein, with protein MKTLRRIWQQLIRLWKQWFRRSPPQSFQKKPENRVRFQTVKGPRPHPPKPLSAAEYEFLFSELLDGVHRGWSQAQVTQFLEEIGPESAPNVKDFVQDSGMENADNQAYVLWLQQFGTRLLNSPVPNQELARRMVRLGQLNCGKLSAVAGEIGQTLLDREANTPSPSATTPASPVASEFTLEHYLQLGQIHLDRRQYPSALTTFEQAATHSPNHPEVLYGLGLVCHRMGLYQEAVAHLTEALAQNPEFVAALTQRGLAYKALEDLTAATADFESAVGMKPQTPEECCARGKALMQLKQPEEAIAAYEEALTTHPESHQGWYDWGNVFYDLQRYDEAIAAYDKALDLQPDYAAAWFNRGAALGNLQRYKEAIAAFEKLLEIQSHDYHGWLCLGQTLERLHRIPEAIAAYERALQLRPDDPIAWRYRNAAMLDMKKS; from the coding sequence GTGAAAACTTTGAGACGAATCTGGCAGCAGCTTATCCGCTTGTGGAAACAGTGGTTTCGCCGATCGCCACCTCAATCGTTCCAAAAAAAGCCGGAAAACCGCGTTCGGTTCCAGACGGTCAAGGGTCCTCGTCCACACCCCCCCAAACCTCTCTCTGCGGCAGAGTATGAATTTCTCTTTTCTGAATTGCTCGATGGGGTGCACCGAGGCTGGAGTCAAGCTCAGGTTACCCAATTTCTGGAGGAAATCGGCCCCGAATCTGCTCCCAATGTCAAGGATTTTGTCCAGGATTCTGGGATGGAAAATGCGGACAATCAGGCTTATGTGCTCTGGTTACAGCAATTTGGGACTCGTCTGCTGAATTCCCCAGTCCCCAATCAAGAATTAGCAAGGCGCATGGTTCGCTTAGGACAGTTAAACTGTGGCAAACTCTCAGCAGTAGCGGGAGAAATTGGTCAAACGTTGCTCGATCGCGAGGCAAATACCCCATCCCCATCCGCAACTACACCCGCCTCGCCGGTTGCTTCGGAATTTACCCTAGAACACTATTTACAATTGGGACAGATTCATCTCGATCGCCGGCAATACCCATCAGCATTAACCACCTTTGAGCAAGCGGCAACCCATTCCCCGAATCACCCAGAAGTCTTGTATGGATTAGGCTTAGTCTGTCACCGCATGGGACTGTATCAAGAGGCAGTCGCCCATTTAACGGAGGCATTAGCTCAAAACCCGGAGTTTGTGGCAGCGCTGACTCAACGGGGTTTAGCCTATAAAGCGCTAGAGGATTTAACAGCAGCAACGGCGGATTTTGAATCAGCGGTGGGGATGAAACCGCAAACTCCCGAGGAATGCTGTGCCCGAGGTAAGGCCCTGATGCAGTTAAAGCAACCGGAGGAGGCGATCGCCGCGTATGAGGAAGCCCTGACAACCCATCCCGAATCCCATCAAGGGTGGTATGACTGGGGCAATGTTTTTTATGACTTGCAGCGGTATGACGAGGCGATCGCTGCTTATGATAAAGCCCTGGACTTACAACCGGACTATGCTGCCGCTTGGTTTAATCGGGGGGCCGCCTTGGGGAATTTGCAGCGGTACAAAGAGGCGATCGCTGCCTTTGAGAAACTCCTAGAAATTCAGTCCCATGACTATCATGGCTGGTTGTGCCTGGGTCAAACCCTGGAACGATTACATCGAATTCCCGAGGCGATCGCGGCTTATGAACGGGCCCTACAACTGCGACCCGATGACCCCATCGCCTGGAGATATCGGAATGCCGCAATGCTGGACATGAAAAAAAGCTAG
- a CDS encoding PadR family transcriptional regulator: MNFEEIYDFFQNPPPLYLNKELTVCYVLSVLLAGDSYGTELIQQLEREYPAYRLSDTVLYSALKFLENERVIKGYWKKVEGRGRPRRMYQVHPEFQGQAHDLALLWQQYAQEGHGIPNSPPGPVHSHENKNQGTG; encoded by the coding sequence ATGAATTTTGAAGAGATCTATGACTTTTTTCAAAACCCTCCGCCGCTTTATCTGAATAAAGAACTAACCGTCTGTTATGTTCTCTCAGTATTATTGGCGGGTGACTCTTATGGCACAGAACTGATTCAGCAATTAGAGCGGGAATATCCAGCCTATCGACTTTCGGATACGGTACTCTACAGCGCTCTAAAATTTTTAGAAAATGAAAGAGTCATTAAGGGTTACTGGAAAAAGGTTGAAGGCAGGGGAAGACCCCGACGAATGTATCAGGTTCATCCAGAGTTCCAGGGACAAGCTCACGATTTAGCGCTACTCTGGCAACAGTATGCTCAAGAAGGTCACGGCATACCGAATTCTCCCCCAGGTCCGGTCCATTCCCATGAAAATAAGAACCAGGGTACGGGTTAA